The proteins below come from a single Candidatus Poribacteria bacterium genomic window:
- a CDS encoding PorV/PorQ family protein: MVRKGMIGIVITTLSLLGLISAGFAGDAAPYLRMGAGARSIAMGKAFVAVSDDATSSVWNPAGLPCIEDLAFTLYTSKLSFDRKHSFIGVVKNLQGKGAVGFAWINSGTEDIMGWDKSGKPTEKFNHSSNAIALSYGYAAEKLNFGAGMKILTDKFSAKGYDDRSMGFGGVDVGVIYRAFDNTVTCGGALRNLLGKIGGDSVPAMLDLGVAVQFLQGNKATFAFDITKEFSSVDESTLSVKLGVEYWLGKALALRAGGSHTGDRRSLFAGFGVRVAGLQLDYAYSPEDDTVNRIGGSTHFMSLSYTY; this comes from the coding sequence ATGGTTCGCAAGGGAATGATCGGGATCGTAATAACAACTTTATCCCTTTTGGGACTGATCTCCGCCGGTTTCGCCGGAGACGCAGCACCGTATCTGCGCATGGGAGCGGGAGCCAGATCCATAGCCATGGGTAAGGCTTTCGTCGCGGTCTCCGATGATGCCACATCAAGCGTCTGGAACCCGGCGGGATTACCCTGCATAGAGGATCTGGCCTTCACGCTTTATACATCTAAACTCTCCTTCGACAGAAAACATAGCTTCATCGGCGTCGTCAAGAATCTGCAGGGGAAAGGAGCGGTGGGATTCGCCTGGATCAACTCCGGGACGGAGGATATAATGGGATGGGACAAATCCGGCAAGCCCACCGAGAAGTTCAATCATAGCTCTAACGCCATAGCGCTGTCATATGGATATGCCGCGGAGAAGCTGAACTTCGGGGCCGGTATGAAGATCCTCACCGATAAGTTCTCCGCCAAAGGGTATGACGACAGATCGATGGGATTCGGTGGGGTGGACGTAGGCGTTATATACAGGGCTTTCGATAACACCGTGACGTGTGGAGGAGCTCTGAGGAATCTGCTCGGCAAAATCGGTGGGGATTCCGTTCCGGCGATGCTGGATCTCGGCGTTGCCGTCCAGTTCCTACAGGGCAACAAGGCCACCTTCGCCTTCGATATCACGAAGGAGTTCTCCTCTGTGGATGAAAGCACGCTCTCCGTTAAGCTGGGAGTTGAATACTGGTTGGGCAAAGCCCTGGCCCTCAGGGCGGGTGGATCTCACACGGGCGACAGACGCAGCCTCTTTGCGGGTTTCGGCGTTAGGGTCGCCGGATTACAGCTCGATTACGCCTATAGCCCTGAGGACGATACGGTCAACCGCATAGGCGGAAGCACACACTTTATGTCGCTTTCCTATACCTACTAA
- a CDS encoding LysM peptidoglycan-binding domain-containing protein, translated as MRIRQLIDLLKVGIIAYICLMLGWGPLVVSSYAKITMKPTDKPVKVITIEKGDTLWHLAGKYLSDPRRWPEFKKYNDYTNPDLIYPGEKMQVPIEVAKEMKSELEKELAKLRESYEKLSDQFAQASEELNMLRKSLNELKAQNRGIRAALRTNQRKIDQVRRSTSSLERRMTGSEKRMEQMRRSMSRTKEASVSQIVELADANKKLEEKISALEETMNSRMEEIAAKAEELARLREEMESTSRRVSAVEKAVSELDAKIKRAEWPYEKPSRNKRILAFLAAIVGATAWATLNSR; from the coding sequence ATGAGGATCAGACAGCTCATCGATCTGTTAAAGGTCGGAATCATCGCCTATATATGCCTGATGCTAGGCTGGGGACCGTTGGTCGTCTCATCGTATGCTAAGATCACGATGAAACCGACCGACAAACCCGTCAAAGTCATAACCATAGAGAAGGGGGATACCCTCTGGCATCTGGCCGGTAAATACCTCTCAGACCCCAGAAGATGGCCTGAGTTCAAAAAGTATAACGATTACACAAACCCCGATCTGATCTATCCGGGCGAGAAGATGCAGGTGCCGATCGAGGTCGCCAAGGAGATGAAGAGCGAGCTGGAGAAGGAGCTGGCAAAGCTGAGGGAATCCTACGAGAAGCTCTCGGATCAATTCGCGCAAGCCTCCGAAGAACTGAACATGCTTAGAAAATCGCTGAACGAGCTTAAGGCCCAAAACAGGGGGATCAGAGCGGCTCTGAGGACAAACCAGAGGAAGATAGATCAGGTGAGGAGATCTACCTCCAGTTTGGAGAGAAGGATGACCGGTTCTGAAAAGAGGATGGAGCAGATGCGGAGATCCATGTCCCGGACCAAAGAGGCCAGTGTGTCACAGATAGTTGAGCTTGCCGATGCCAACAAGAAGCTGGAGGAGAAAATCAGCGCCCTTGAGGAGACGATGAACTCCAGGATGGAGGAGATCGCAGCCAAGGCCGAGGAGCTGGCAAGGCTGAGGGAGGAAATGGAGTCGACCTCCAGAAGGGTATCCGCCGTTGAGAAAGCGGTTTCAGAGCTGGATGCTAAGATCAAACGGGCGGAATGGCCCTATGAGAAACCATCCAGGAACAAGAGAATATTGGCTTTCTTGGCAGCCATAGTCGGAGCTACGGCTTGGGCAACGCTCAACTCGAGATAG